A single genomic interval of Thermus caldifontis harbors:
- a CDS encoding 5-(carboxyamino)imidazole ribonucleotide synthase: protein MRLGILGGGQLGRMLALAGYPLGLSFRFLDPSPEACAGQVGELLVGDFLDERVLGRFAEGLDLVTYEFENVPVEAARFLAKRLPVFPPPKALEVAQDRLAEKAFMQGLGVPTPPFHPVDSLKELEEGLRALGFPALLKTRRGGYDGKGQVRIGSWEEAPKAFQALGGRGLILEGHIPFDRELSLLGVRSRTGEVAFYPLVENRHQGGILRLSLAPAPGTSQALQEKAEAHARKAMEALGYVGVLALELFQVGEELLFNEVAPRVHNSGHWTIEGAETGQFENHLRALLGLPLGSTASRGHSAMANLIGVRPDFAQVLALPGAHLHWYGKAVRPGRKVGHITLRRDTWESLAQDLPHLLTLAQAPEPV, encoded by the coding sequence GCAAGTGGGGGAGCTCTTGGTGGGGGATTTTCTGGACGAAAGGGTTCTCGGGCGGTTTGCCGAGGGGCTTGATCTGGTCACCTACGAGTTTGAGAACGTCCCCGTGGAGGCGGCCCGCTTCTTGGCCAAGAGGCTTCCCGTATTCCCTCCCCCCAAGGCCCTGGAGGTGGCCCAGGACCGCCTGGCGGAAAAGGCCTTTATGCAAGGCCTGGGGGTACCCACCCCTCCCTTCCACCCGGTGGATAGCCTTAAGGAGCTGGAGGAAGGCCTGAGGGCCCTGGGCTTTCCCGCCCTCCTCAAGACCCGCCGGGGCGGGTACGACGGCAAAGGACAGGTGCGGATCGGCTCTTGGGAGGAGGCGCCCAAGGCCTTCCAGGCCCTGGGGGGAAGGGGGCTGATCCTCGAGGGGCATATCCCCTTTGACCGGGAGCTCTCCCTCCTGGGGGTGCGGAGCCGAACCGGGGAGGTGGCCTTCTACCCCCTGGTGGAAAACCGCCACCAGGGGGGCATCCTGCGCCTCTCCCTGGCCCCCGCTCCCGGGACCTCCCAGGCCCTCCAGGAAAAGGCCGAGGCCCACGCCAGGAAGGCCATGGAGGCTTTGGGATACGTGGGGGTGCTGGCCCTGGAACTCTTCCAGGTGGGGGAGGAGCTCCTCTTCAACGAGGTGGCCCCCCGGGTCCACAACTCCGGCCACTGGACCATAGAGGGGGCGGAAACGGGCCAGTTTGAAAACCACCTGCGGGCCCTCTTGGGCCTTCCCTTGGGGAGCACGGCCTCGAGGGGCCATAGCGCCATGGCCAACCTTATTGGGGTGAGGCCCGACTTCGCCCAGGTCCTCGCCCTTCCTGGGGCCCACCTCCACTGGTACGGCAAAGCGGTGCGCCCAGGGCGGAAGGTGGGGCACATCACCTTGCGGCGGGACACCTGGGAAAGCCTAGCCCAGGACCTTCCCCATCTCCTCACCCTGGCCCAGGCTCCCGAGCCGGTATAA